In Oscillatoria sp. FACHB-1407, the sequence ATCGATAGGAACTCGCGTATATGCCATCAGACGTTAACGTTAACATTTTGCTAGTCGATGACCATCCCGAAAACTTGGTGGCTTTAGAGGCCATCTTGAACGGGTTAGGTAATCTGGTCATGGCGCATTCAGGGTCAGAGGCACTCAAATATCTGTTAAATCAGGAATTTGCCGTCATTTTATTGGATGTGCAAATGCCCGGAATCGACGGATTTGAGACGGCTTCCCTGATTCGCCAACGACAGCGATCGAGCCATACTCCCATTATTTTCCTGACTGCCTTTAGCACCAGCGACATCATGATGTTTAAGGGCTATTCGTTGGGTGCAGTTGACTACCTGTTGAAACCGATCGACCCGGTGGTGCTGACCTCTAAAGTGTCTGTTTTTGTGGATCTCTACAAGAAAAATGCTGAGATTCAGTGGCAGGCAGACCGAATGGCAGCGATGAATCTGGAGTTGCAACAGAGCGAAGAACGGTTTCGTCGCCTCAGTGCTTGCTCTCCTGTAGGCATCTTTTTAGCTGATCTGGAACGGGGTTGCTTCTACACAAATCCGCGCTGCCAAAGCATCTGTGGGTTCACATTTGAGGAGAGTTTGGGTGACGGATGGATTGATTTTATCTATCCCGACGATCGCGATCGCGCTGTTCGCAAGTGGTTCAACTACATCCGTGCCAACGCTCACACTGAGTTTTTGGATGAATATCGCTATCAAAACAAAGATGGCACTATTCGTTGGACAACTATGCGAGCATCCCCTATGTTTTCCGATAACGGTGCTTTGATGGGGCATGTCGGCACGATCGAAGACATCACCGAGCGCAAACAAGCAGAAGCTACGCGGGCGCAGATGATTCAGGAGCAAGCAGCCCGTCAGGAGGCAGAACGCGCCAATCGCATGAAAGACGAGTTCTTAGCCGTGTTGTCTCACGAGTTGCGAACTCCCTTAAATGCCATTTTGGGGTGGTCAAAGTTGTTGTTAACCCGCGATCTAGATCCCGGCATGATGGAGCGTGCGCTGGACACCATCGAGCGCAATGCCAAATCTCAAGCCAAGTTAGTAGAGGACATTCTAGATGTCTCGCTGATTGTGCAGGGCAAATTGCGGCTTAACCCCTGTCAGATTAGCCTTGTCACCTTGGTTGAAAGCACGTTAGAAACTTTTCAGCCGATCGCCCTGGAGAAGCAGATTCAACTGGAGTTGATTCTCCCTGAAGGCATCACGTCAGAGTTGGCTCATACCAACCCTGACGCTGTCTCGGCGATGAGGGTGTATGGCGACCCAGAACGCTTGCGACAAGTCATTCGTAATCTGCTCACAAACGCTATCAAATTTACCCCAGAGGAGGGGTTAGTTGAGGTTAAATTGTCGGTTGTTGAGAGGGATGGTCAACCGTCAATGGTCAATGGTCAACCGTCAATGGTCAATGGTCAACCGTCAATGGTCAATGGTCAATCGTCAGTCGCTCAAATTCAAGTGAGGGACACAGGCATTGGTATTGCTCCTGACTTCTTGCCCTATGTGTTCGATCGCTTTCGTCAAGCCGATAGCACGACAACCCGCTCCTACAGTGGGTTAGGGCTGGGGTTGGCGATCGTCGATCACATTGTCAAATTGCATAACGGCGACATTCGGGTAGAGAGTGAAGGTACGGGCAAAGGAGCGACATTCACAGTGACGTTGCCTCTGGCTCAGTCAAGCGCAACCCCTTGTGAGGGATTTGACAAGCAGATGGAGAACCAACAGGTTGAGCAGCAACTCATCATGGAAAATCAGCTTCACAGCGTCAAGTCTCAACACCTTGAGGTAGTTAATCAGGATGCGTGTGTCGAGGAGCAAACCGAGTTAAGTAGCTGGGCTTGATTAACGTCAATCTAGGACAGTTGAGATGACTCGTTTCCAAGCTCTTGCCTGGAAATGGAGTGACAAAGGCTCTGCCTCCTGGAGCAACGGTTGCAGGTAGAGCTTTTAGTGCATTCCTGGCCATGGCGACTGTCGAGACAGTTGAGACAGGGTGGAACCCCTGCACCCCGTTCTAACCAACCCTGCGGTTGTTATATAGCTGTTAGCACTCATGCACTTGCAGCCTAAAACTTTGATCCCCTTTAACCTCCCTTGAAAAGGCTACCGTGTACACACAAATCCTCTCAGCCCCCAAATTCCCCAATCCTGGAGGACTTTGAGCCCTCGTCGAACCGCTTGACCCGACCAGCAGCACCCGGACTTAGAACCGATGCGAAGCGCGTTCTTGGGTTAACTCAAACACCTTCTGCTAGGGGGTTTGGGGGAATTCCCCAATGCCTGGTTCTTCAATTATTTGGAAAAGAGCAGAGATCTGTATACACCGTAGCCTTGGTAAGGGGAGGTGCCGCAGACGGTGGGGTGTGTCTGTAGCAATAATTTCTAGAACTGGTATTAGGACAAGGGGCTTTGAATTGTCCTAATACCAATTTGAATTGGCTTCGCTGCACATGATTCCGTAAGGGCGTTTCGCGAAACGCCCCTACCCAGGGATCTGCCACAATCAAACATTAAATCGGTATAACAA encodes:
- a CDS encoding hybrid sensor histidine kinase/response regulator codes for the protein MPSDVNVNILLVDDHPENLVALEAILNGLGNLVMAHSGSEALKYLLNQEFAVILLDVQMPGIDGFETASLIRQRQRSSHTPIIFLTAFSTSDIMMFKGYSLGAVDYLLKPIDPVVLTSKVSVFVDLYKKNAEIQWQADRMAAMNLELQQSEERFRRLSACSPVGIFLADLERGCFYTNPRCQSICGFTFEESLGDGWIDFIYPDDRDRAVRKWFNYIRANAHTEFLDEYRYQNKDGTIRWTTMRASPMFSDNGALMGHVGTIEDITERKQAEATRAQMIQEQAARQEAERANRMKDEFLAVLSHELRTPLNAILGWSKLLLTRDLDPGMMERALDTIERNAKSQAKLVEDILDVSLIVQGKLRLNPCQISLVTLVESTLETFQPIALEKQIQLELILPEGITSELAHTNPDAVSAMRVYGDPERLRQVIRNLLTNAIKFTPEEGLVEVKLSVVERDGQPSMVNGQPSMVNGQPSMVNGQSSVAQIQVRDTGIGIAPDFLPYVFDRFRQADSTTTRSYSGLGLGLAIVDHIVKLHNGDIRVESEGTGKGATFTVTLPLAQSSATPCEGFDKQMENQQVEQQLIMENQLHSVKSQHLEVVNQDACVEEQTELSSWA